TCACATGGGAGGGGCCCTCAGCCTTGGGGAGGGATGAGCAGCCTGTGAGTCCTCAATAGATACTAAAATCAGTAACTATTGATGACTCCTTAAATTCTGCTATACCGTGCCCAGTTTAAAAGCCTGGGAAAATTAGCTTTGCTTTTTGTTCCTTGATTTGTGGACCAATATTTCTAAAACCCCAATTTTTTTGTGTAAGTAAGTATACACACAGCCATGGTGAGGCAGTTAGTCACTCCTAAACGGTGGTCCCCAGAGCCTGTCCTCAGCATCTCCCTGTTAGAAattctctcagaactgcctgggACACCCTGAATCAGAtatgaggggtggggtgggggaatgggaggTGGGCATGACATTTGGTGATGAAGTTATCAGTTGAAGCTTGATCAAGGCAAAGTTAGCTGGAAGGCAAAGGCACAATACAACACTTAAGGAAGTATCCAGTGCCAGGATATAGTGAGATGTTCTTCCATTAGTCTTCTGGCAATTGGGTTTTGACCGGCAACCCCCAGAAGGCCTGACTGAGCCTTAGAGGGTCTGGGATCCTTGCGGAGGAGAGGTGGCAGTTGCAGGCCAGGCGCAGGCTAAGCGAGAGGGGGGAATGAATGCCTTCAAGTCTGAAGGAAGGCGCTTAGCCATGGAGGGAGGTGCCAGCCCTCTTCTTTGAggacaggggggtgggggtggggcgggaggACCTTGACGTGCTCTAGTGCTAGGCGCCAATGGCCACCGGGTGCTCTTGTCTGCCTGCCTAGTGAGCTCCCGGTGGGTTCCTGCTCTGTCCCCTGCTCAAGCGCAGCAGCAAGGTCACCAGGTAAGTAGGTGGAAGCTGTAGCTTCGGCCTTCCAGCTTTTAGAACCACTGAGGGGCACAACTACACAGATGCGACCTGGGACTCGAGCGGTTTCGGGGATACAGGATGAAAGGGAAGGGATGCACTTCGCTCGATTGCTTGCCTTAATGACATTCTTGTATCGCGGATTCCCTAGGCCAGTGACAGCCAGGACGTCTCCTCCGGAAGAATAACTTCACAGGCTGGAAAACTTTGTCTAGTTCTGAAAGTTGAGAGCTACCCCAGAGGATACAGACGCGCATAGCAGCCGCGGGGTGGATCAAAGCTATCGGCTAGCCTACGACCTTCAGAAATCCTAGTCTCCACTACGGACGTAGCTCTCAGGTGTTCTGGCTGTCGCGCCTCCCTGTCTTGGCCCTCCCCTTGGGAGCTAGCCGCAGGCCAGCATCCTCCTCCCTCTTGGTCCcgggcagcagcagctaaaagctGGAGGTTCCAGGCCGAATCCGCTTTCTGCCAGGGTAGGCAAGCCCAGCCGACACTATGCGCTCCTTCTGCTGCGGGAGTAGATAAAAGTTTCCAGAGGACTCTCCGCGGTTCCCGCAGGACGAAACCCGGGGCCGGATCGGACACTGTCATGGATCCCTCGGGAGAACAGCTACACAGATCCGAGGCGTCCAGCTCTACGTCTTCCGGAGACCCTCAATCCGCGGAGGAACTGTCGGTCCCCGAGGTCCTTTGCGTGGAGAGTGGCACCTCTGAGACCCCGATCCCTGATGCTCAGCTCCAGGACCGGCCCCTGTCGCCGCAGAAAGGGGCAGCTCTCCCGGAACAGGAGGAGCTACAGGAATATCGCCGCTCTCGTGCGCGCTCCTTCTCTTTGCCCGCAGACCCCATCCTGCAGGCGGCCAAGCTCctgcagcagaggcagcaggcgGGACAGCCCAGCTCAGAGGGTGGCGCGCCGGCTGGGGACTGCTGCTCCAAGTGTAAGAAGCGCGTGCAGTTCGCCGACTCCCTGGGACTGAGCCTGGCCAGCGTGAAGCACTTCAGCGAGGCCGAGGAGCCTCAGGTGCCCCCGGCCGTACTTTCCCGTCTCCACAGCTTCCCGCTGCGCGCCGAGGACCTGCAGCAGCTCGGGGGGCTGCTGGCAGTGGCAACGATGCCTGATCCTCTCTTGGTACCCTGCGCCCGGCTCCGACCCCACTTCCAGCTCCCGGAGCTGCGCGCTGCGGAGGAGCGTCTGCGGCGACAGCGAGTGTGCCTGGAGCGTGTGCAGTGCTCCCAGCCGCCCCGCGCCGAGGTGACCGGCTCTGGCCGAGTGATCAGTTGCCCCGGACCCAGGGCAGTGGCGGTGCGCTACACTTTCACGGAGTGGCGTACCTTTCTGGACGTGCCTGCTGAGCTGGACCCGGAGTCAGTGGAGCCCCTGCCTCCATTGCAGTCAGGGGACTCTGGATCAAAGGCTGAGGATAGTGAGGAGGGGCCCGGCACCGAGCGTTTCCACTTCTCGCTGTGCCTGCCCCCGGGTCTGCAGCCCAAAGAAGGGGAGGATGCTGGCGCGTGGGGAGTCGCTATTCATTTTGCCGTCTGCTACCGCTGCGAACAGGGAGAATACTGGGACAACAACGAGGGGGCCAACTACACCTTGCGCTATGTGTGCTCCACAGACCCGCTCTGAGTCCGGGAACTTCGGAACTTGGAAAGAGGTTGACCAGCTAGCAAGGGCTCCCCGGGGATCCTTAGCTGAGCAACGCATTGACAGAGCGTGGAGCGATAGGAGTAAAATGTTAAACCATACACTCTCAGCGCAGATTCACGGCAAGCTCTGGCAGTGTTCTCAGTGTTTTTCTCATCACTTCCACTGACCTTTCTACTCGCCTCTTAGAATTCTCAGCCTGCATCCAAATAAGGAACATCCTCGTTTCCCAGGGAGAGGCTCTCTCCAAGAAAAGGGCTCTGGGACCCTGAACCTTGGGGATTTGTTTCTAACTTGAGACTTGGTCCTTACACCTTGATGAAAACCTGCAGGAGAAAGACATGGCAGCCCACCTCCACGTGGGAGAAGAAGGCCTTCACACGTGGAAGCTTCACAGCCAGGCTTGATTTTCAGAAGGCTAGGAGGGCGTCAGCTTGTCCTTTTAACTGGGCTCTGGAAACACCTCCCCAGATTCGATGTATTTTCTTCCGTGATTGGATACAAATGTCTTTTAAGAAAGTAAAGGCCGCGTGAACATGTGTCCTCTCTGTGTTTCATGTTTTACCTTCCGAGGTTTTGGGGAGTCCGTGGCAGTCAGAGGATGCTCGGCTGATGACACGGCAGTGTGACAATTATGAAACAACAGTATTAACACATTTTCTCATGACGTGGAATAGTCCAAGTTCCCCACACTGGGaataaaaatcttcaaaatgtttTGTAAAAAGTATTCGGTCCCTTGCCATAGCAAAATGTTGGAGGAATTAAAATGCCACAGGCCTTGGCTGTGAGTTGCAAGAGCCCATCACATCCGTACCAAACCCTTTTGTGCAGAGGAGCTGTCCCAGTCTCTGGGCCATTAGCAGTCAGAGATGCTGGGCTCTTGTAGGCTGCACTCCAAGTGCAGGGTTTGGGGGCTGAAAGGTGCCTTCCTCCTCTCAGAGGCACACAAGGAGTGAAGAATCAGTGGCGCCAAAGATCACTCAGCAAGCACTGTTCCAAACCAGACAGGGCAGGCACTCTGCATAGCAGAACCCTAGTTGTCCAGTGTGGGGACCATCTTCATTCACTTTAGAGGGCTCTATATGTCCAGGTCTGAGTGAGAGGGCATTCTGGGTAAAAACTTCGCTCCTTACTTCCCACTCTTCCTGAgcaacttattttctttctttcttttttaaaaatattttttattaggtattttcctcaattacatttccaatgctatccccaaagtcccccataccctccccccctcccctccccacccactcctactttttggccctggcgttcccctgtactggggcatataaagtttgcaagtccaatgggcctctctttccagtgatggccgactaggccatcttttgatacatatgcagctagagtcaagagctctggggtcttggttagttcataatgttgttgcacctatagggttgcagatctcattagcttcttggatacgttctctagctcctccattgggggccctgtgatccatccaatagctgactgtgagcatccacttctgtgtttgctaggccccggcatagtctcacaagagacagctatatcagggtcctttcagcaaaaatcttgctagtgtatgcaatggtgtcagcgtttggaggctgattataggatggatccatgaatatggcagtctctagatggtccatccttttgtctcagctccaaactttgtctctgtaactccttccatgggtgttttgttcccaattctaagaaggggcaaagtgtccacactttggtcttcattcttcttcagtttcatgtgttttgcaaattgtatcttatatctcgggtatactaagtttctgggctaatagccacttatcagtgagtacatatcatttgagttcttttgtgattgtgttgcctcactcaggatgatgccctccaggtccaaccatttgcctaggaatttcataaattcattctttttaatagctgagtagtactccattgtgtaaatgtaccacattttttgtatccattcctctgttgaggggcatctgggttattgagtatttttgtatcgatattcataagggaaattggtctgaagttctctatctttgttgggtctttctgtggtttaggtatcagagtaattgtggcttcatagaatgaattgggtagagtaccttctgcttctattttgtggaatagtttgtgaagaactggaattagatcttctttgaaggtctgatagaactctgcactaaacccatctggtcctgggcttttttttttttggttgtgagactattgatgactgcttctccttctttaggggatataggactgttgagatcattaacctgatcctgatttaactttggtacctggtatctgtctagaaatttgtccatttcatccaggttttccagttttgttgagtatagccttttgtagaaggatctgatggtgttttggatttcttcaggatctgttatgtctcccttttcatttctgattttgttaattaggatgctgtccctgtgccctctagttagtctggctaagggtttatctatcttgttgattttctcaaagaaacagcttctggtttggttgattctttgaatagttcttcttgtttccacttggttgatttcgcccctgagtttgattatttcctgccatctactcctcttgggtgaatttgcttcctttagttctagagcttttaggtgtgttgtcaagctgctagtgtctgctctctctagtttctttttggaggtactcagagctatgagttttcctcttagaaatgctttcattatgtcccaaaagtttgggtatgttgtggcttcattttcattaaactctacaaagtctttaatttctttctttattccttccttgaccaaggtatcattgagaagagtgttgttcagtttccatgtgaatgttgactttctattatttatgttgttattgaagatcagccttagtccatggtgatctgataggatgcatgggacaatttcaatatttttgtatctgttgaggcctgttttgtgaccaattatatggtcaattttggagaaggtaccatgaggtgctgagaagaaggtatatcattttgttttaggataaaatgttctgtagatatctgttaaatccatttgtttcataacttctgttagtttcactgtgtccctgtttagtttctgtttccatgatttgtccattaatgaaagtggtgtgttgaagtctcccactattattgtgtgaggtgcaatgcgtgctttgagctttactaaagtttctttaatgaatgtggctgcccttgcatttggagcatagatattcagaattgagagttcctcttggacgattttacctttgatgagtatgaagtgtccctcctgtGGGAGGTGGGAGATTGGGGGCATGTTCTTCCTAAGTCAgcctggctggccttaaactcacagagatctgtctgcctctgcttcccaagtgctgagatgaaaggcatgtgtctcagatatttcattcattcattcattcatccatccatccatccatccatccatccatccatccattcaaagACAAGGTTTTACTACGCCTTGCTATgtagcatccatccatccatccatccatccatccatccatccatccatccattcaaagacaaggttttactacgccttgctatgtagctctggctgtcctggaactcactatgtagaccatggactcagaaatctgcctacctatGCCTCTGCCTATGCTAGGATCAAGgtcgtgtgccaccacatccagctgggtattcttttttttttaattaggtattttcttcatttacatttcaaatgctatcccaaaagtcccccatacccttcccccactcccctacccacccactcccacttcttggccctagtgttcccctgtaatgaagcatataaagtttgcaagaccaaggggcctctcttcccaatgatggccaactaggccatcttctgctacatatgcaggtagagacacgagctctgggggtactggttagttcatattgttccacctataaggttgcagacccctttagctccttgggtgctttctctagctcttccattgggagccctgtgttccatccaatagatgactgtgagcatccatttctgtgtttgccaggcacctgcatagcctcacaagagacagctatttcagggtcctttcagcaaaatcttgcctgtcgtatgcaatggtgtcagcgtttggaggctgattatgggatggatcccctgggtattcttttatttgtataAAGTTGCAAGTAAATGTAAGGCTATGCTTGAACTATTTTAATACATATTGAAATCTGCAAGACTCTTAATTGCATTTGAAGCTCAGTGGAAGGATACATTAGCAACTGTTGATCATATCCCTACCTTTCCTACGTTTGACAGTATAGTCCTTGATCATGTGTCTTGAGTATCTTGGATAACAGATGCACACAAATACATTAACTCttcaaaatcaaaacataaagaGTTGATTATATTGACAGTGATCTTTGATAGGTGAAGTCACATGGGCCCCCTGTGTAGTATTTACAAAGTTTTAGAGAAATGTTTTAACAACACATAAGACATTTAAGAGACAAAGTaaaaaaaagtaatctttcagaTAATGGGCAGTTTCTGAGAAAGTTTAACATTGTGGTAGGAAGAGGATACAGATCTTTCTTAGAAGCTGTTTCTGGAAGCCTAGATTCCCTAGGGAGATGCAGGCAGATGCCAGGCAACTCACATGGGCCATACTGTTCAGTCAAGACCATCCAATATGTGCAAATGTAGATCTATTTGTGTTGGTAATTCATGTGATCTAATTTCAAGAAAGTAAGACACAGGCTTTGCTGTAGGCACAGTGGCACCAGTAATCTCCCTAGGCAAGGACTAGTCAAATTCATCATTGaatgttcttcctcctgttctctctGCAGGGTCTTTTGACTTGAAACTGAGTTCCTGAACAAAAGCACAAGACCCATCCAACTCCTCACATGGATCTCAACATGAGAAGCAATTTTCATCAATGGCTCCCTGAAGTACAAATAAAGCTACAGAGCACTGCAAAGATCGAAATAGGAAGAACTTACTGTTTCAGGGGGAGGTGAGTCACTGTCCATATAGATTCTATGTAAACTTACAGAGAGGAGTAGGGAGAGAGGTTTGCTTGGTCATCAAGCACAGTCTCCCCTACCAAGTCCATTTTATAACAACCGGCAAATGCTAGGTTAGCAGCCAGGCATGTGGATACAGGATGTATGGAGGATACAGGATGCATGTGGATACAGGATGCATGGAGGGCTTCCAGTTGGctggccctgttttttttttatgatttattatttttattttatgtgcattggtatgtctgtgtgaaggtgtcagatcccctggaactggagttacaggtagttgtgagctgccatgagggtgctgggaattgaacctgggtcttctgtaagatCAACTAGTgctccttaaccactgagccatctctccagcccgtttttttttttttttttaaatactgtgtACCTGAATGAGATGTGCTAGCTACATCATGTGACCTTACCAGATGTGCTCATTACAATGACCCAGCTGCTCCATGTGACTTCTGACCTGTACTTTGGTGGCTGGTAGAAGTAGACATTCACAAATTTCCCTCATACAGAGCTAACACTTGTCTCATCAGAATTGGGCTTGACTACTGTTCAGCAGAAGAGCCCTTGCCCGGGACCACAGCATTCACCACCAGTGCTGGGTATTTGAGTGTAGCTTCATCTGGGCTCAGGTGATATTTCTCAAGGACCTTTTTGTCTGTGAGTTTAAGTCCCCCCAAAGAGAGCTCCCAAATTCAGAGCATATCATCTTGAGTATAAGACAGTCCCCCTTCTGCTTTTGAGGGCATCTCTTCGTTGGCTTTTGGTATTTTTATAGCCTGGCCCCAATGCCTAAGATGTCCTTTAATCTAGAACATAATAGCAGTTGCTATGAAGTACAATGGTCCCTTGGCATCTGCAGGGGACTGATTTTAGGAGCTCCTATGGAGTTCAGAGTCTGCCATGCTCATTTCTTACATGAAAAAGGATACAGTCTTCTCTGGGGTTCAGATCATTTTTTATACCATCCACTCCACTGAAAGTGGGTACAAGTAATGGTTATACTGCATCACTAGTAACAGCAGCAATAAAAAGCTTGTACCTGCTGGGTACTGACGTGTTTCCAGGTGCTTTCCTTCTGTGGTTAGTTGAATCCACGGGTGTGCAACCttgtgctacagagggcagattGTACTTAACAACAAAGAGGCAGCCCATTTAGTCACAAAAAAGTGATTCTGACTTTTCTTAAAACCTGATGTTTTACTCTGTGCTCTTCAACGCCAGGAGGAGAGCATGTGGCTTAGTCTTTCACATCCTGCTTGTTGGCAAGTGGTTTTTGTGTCCACTGCTGGTGGCATCTCTCATCTGCCAGCTGTGGACACAGTGACCTCTGGCACTTTCAGAGCAGAGCAGTCTGGAGAGTTGAGACGGTCTGGTCCAATGGTACAACTTCTCCATCACATTGCCTGGCCCAAGCTCTACAGCTGGGGCCATCAGGCAAGCAGATGGATGCATCATACAAACAAGGTTAAATGCCACTTCCTCTGAAGTCCCCTGTTGTGGAAATTATTCAATCCTGACCTGGGTTTCTCCCTCGCCTTTAATCTTAGTTCCcagattaacacacacacacacacacacacacacacacacacacccttaatgTTTACACACCCTTAATGTTTACGATAAGCTTTGCACACTACAAAAGCTAGGCACCTGCCTACCTTCTATAccattagaatctactttcttaTGAATAACCCCGAGTTATTACTTCCTTTGTTTCATCTGGCTGCTCTTAACCCCTATTGGCTAGCCCTTGGGGCCACTTTCTCTTGACTCCTAAACCATGGCAGCTTCAACCCCCCAGCCCAGGAAACCTAAATCCCACCTATGTATGtctctcctgcccagctattggctgctggtagctttatttaccaatcagaagtAACTTTgggccaaggtgtgtgtgtgtgtgtgtgtgtgtgtgtatggactgTGGATTCTCTCATCTCTGGGACAACCTGGTCTTGGGgcccacacttagcattacaacagatagcaaaagaccaaacctcaacagtccTCTGCATTTTGGGAACACCCAATATGAGGCTCTGCGCAGCTAACTCCTGTTTGTGGGCTTTCATCTCAAGTCTCCTTTGTTTTGTGCGGATTCCAAATACAGTTAATTCCATCTAAGTGACAAGAATTAGCTCTGCTTTATCAAGCTCTGGGCATGTCCAAACCCATTTATGAGGTTTAATTAACACGAAGGCAGCCAGCTGTCAACAGTTTGCAGAACAAG
Above is a window of Mus musculus strain C57BL/6J chromosome 13, GRCm38.p6 C57BL/6J DNA encoding:
- the Ppp1r3g gene encoding protein phosphatase 1 regulatory subunit 3G isoform X1 encodes the protein MDPSGEQLHRSEASSSTSSGDPQSAEELSVPEVLCVESGTSETPIPDAQLQDRPLSPQKGAALPEQEELQEYRRSRARSFSLPADPILQAAKLLQQRQQAGQPSSEGGAPAGDCCSKCKKRVQFADSLGLSLASVKHFSEAEEPQVPPAVLSRLHSFPLRAEDLQQLGGLLAVATMPDPLLVPCARLRPHFQLPELRAAEERLRRQRVCLERVQCSQPPRAEVTGSGRVISCPGPRAVAVRYTFTEWRTFLDVPAELDPESVEPLPPLQSGDSGSKAEDSEEGPGTERFHFSLCLPPGLQPKEGEDAGAWGVAIHFAVCYRCEQGEYWDNNEGANYTLRYVCSTDPL